A part of Deinococcus aerolatus genomic DNA contains:
- a CDS encoding response regulator has product MPRILVVDDDAAILKLVSVILSRAGHEVRTSNHPVEALELLKVFTPDLVISDVVMPYMTGLEFLEKLRDHEQLSATPFMLLSSHAERGDVRRGMNLGADDYLPKPFTPQDLTTAIDARLRRAGLTLQSEGSMQAKALGTAQVVWQGASVSWVSRKALELFFFLLEHKEVTSWEAAEALWPEKDEARASSLFHTTLHRLRRSLSSETVVSANRRYALATDLNPEYDVYRYELLAAQAEHGSLGLEEMRELTGQYGTFLPGADSPWVDDVRARLEQKQLSVLSLAARAATDAGKAKDAAQFHQRALAIDPMSELDWQGLARALDTIGDPRARLAAQREAWWAVDLD; this is encoded by the coding sequence ATGCCCCGCATTCTCGTGGTGGATGACGACGCCGCCATCCTCAAACTCGTCAGCGTGATTCTCAGCCGCGCCGGGCATGAGGTGCGGACCAGCAACCATCCGGTTGAGGCCCTGGAACTTCTCAAGGTGTTCACGCCGGATCTGGTGATCAGCGACGTGGTGATGCCGTACATGACCGGCCTGGAATTTCTGGAAAAGCTGCGTGACCACGAGCAGCTCTCGGCCACCCCGTTCATGCTGCTGAGCAGCCATGCCGAACGCGGCGACGTGCGCCGGGGCATGAACCTGGGCGCCGACGACTATCTGCCCAAGCCGTTTACCCCGCAGGACCTGACCACCGCCATCGACGCCCGGCTGCGCCGCGCTGGCCTGACCCTGCAGTCCGAGGGCAGCATGCAGGCCAAGGCGCTAGGCACCGCGCAGGTGGTGTGGCAGGGCGCGTCGGTGTCGTGGGTCAGCCGCAAGGCCCTGGAACTGTTTTTCTTCCTGCTGGAGCACAAGGAGGTCACCAGCTGGGAGGCCGCCGAGGCGCTGTGGCCGGAAAAGGACGAGGCCCGCGCCAGTTCGCTGTTCCACACCACCCTGCACCGCCTGCGCCGCAGCCTGAGCAGCGAGACGGTGGTCAGCGCCAATCGCCGCTACGCCCTGGCCACCGACCTGAACCCTGAATACGACGTGTACCGCTACGAACTTCTGGCGGCACAGGCCGAACACGGCAGCCTGGGCCTGGAAGAGATGCGCGAGCTGACCGGGCAGTACGGCACCTTCCTGCCCGGTGCCGACAGCCCCTGGGTGGACGACGTGCGCGCCCGGCTGGAGCAAAAGCAGCTGAGCGTGCTGAGCCTGGCCGCCCGCGCCGCCACGGATGCGGGCAAGGCCAAGGACGCCGCGCAGTTCCACCAGCGCGCCCTGGCCATTGACCCCATGAGCGAACTGGACTGGCAGGGGCTGGCGCGCGCCCTGGACACCATCGGTGACCCACGCGCCCGGCTGGCTGCCCAGCGTGAGGCGTGGTGGGCCGTGGACCTGGACTGA
- a CDS encoding serine hydrolase codes for MFRRDPVKLALARVSAVLGADAGPLLGLTRVVFRRGGVLAVWRAGQHAALSLGGVDAGGVFELASVTKPFTAALAGALVAAGRLEWHAPLPGLGGPFRRLPAHLTPLALSTHTAGLPMHPARAAVTVFTRFHDPYGGMNAPDVIASAGRWSGWGGAPPSRAPRFAYSNLGTGLLALALAYAAGEEASAAGYGRALASWVTGPLGLDVSLAPASAVVRPAGVLGGGGVTGFGPLAGAGGLFGTAADLLAFGQSRLGAPPLPLLRPAGLPRHLSGVAPGWLVSGAGSEVRWHDGLARGTRTGLGFNLGSGAVVALLARGTDSPLGRRGVTPALLLSLLGAGEG; via the coding sequence ATGTTCCGCCGTGACCCCGTGAAACTGGCGCTGGCCCGCGTCTCGGCGGTGCTGGGGGCAGACGCCGGCCCGCTGCTGGGCCTGACCCGTGTGGTCTTCCGGCGAGGCGGCGTGCTGGCGGTGTGGCGGGCAGGCCAGCACGCCGCGCTGTCCCTGGGCGGCGTGGACGCTGGCGGCGTCTTCGAACTTGCCAGCGTGACCAAGCCTTTCACGGCGGCGCTGGCCGGGGCGCTGGTCGCGGCGGGGCGGCTGGAGTGGCACGCCCCGCTGCCGGGCCTGGGCGGCCCGTTCCGTCGCCTGCCCGCCCACCTGACCCCGCTGGCCCTGTCCACCCACACGGCGGGCCTGCCGATGCACCCGGCGCGGGCGGCGGTCACGGTCTTCACGCGCTTCCACGATCCCTACGGCGGCATGAATGCCCCGGACGTGATCGCCAGCGCCGGGCGCTGGTCCGGGTGGGGTGGGGCACCTCCTTCGCGCGCCCCCCGGTTTGCGTATTCCAATCTGGGAACGGGGCTGCTGGCGCTGGCGCTGGCGTATGCGGCGGGCGAGGAGGCCAGCGCTGCAGGCTACGGGCGGGCGCTGGCCTCCTGGGTCACTGGCCCGCTGGGCCTGGACGTGTCGCTCGCTCCGGCGAGCGCGGTGGTGCGGCCCGCCGGCGTGCTGGGCGGCGGGGGCGTGACCGGCTTCGGGCCGCTGGCCGGGGCGGGCGGGCTGTTCGGCACGGCGGCAGACCTGCTGGCCTTCGGCCAGTCCCGGCTGGGTGCGCCGCCCCTGCCGCTGCTGCGGCCCGCTGGCCTGCCCCGCCACCTGAGCGGCGTGGCTCCCGGCTGGCTGGTCTCCGGGGCCGGCAGTGAGGTGCGCTGGCACGACGGTCTGGCGCGCGGCACCCGTACGGGGCTGGGCTTCAACCTGGGCTCCGGCGCGGTGGTCGCCCTGCTGGCCCGCGGCACCGACTCCCCGCTGGGCAGGCGCGGGGTCACGCCGGCGCTGCTGCTGTCGCTGCTGGGGGCGGGGGAAGGGTAG
- a CDS encoding HD-GYP domain-containing protein: MSFPGVWSLLLLLLGTGTVGYAAYADSPGLMAGAGLLLTIGAWSLGMAWRWAALLAYVAAFVASMVLPGTPPTLQELLGALLVIGGLGYIILREQATERELAWQRNTVVALRNGSERLAEARDDQSIIRAGIGILSTLKVAPNLAFVAYRQGTPYILAAKGAYEAFLERPIHPSHNDSRSVQADHWVAEEALDLLKKPQRRHYHVAPVYGRASNHLGVLILTRDTDVAFDEEETSVVASFARLLGAQLGQISAIRELRDANDLTLRSLGAALERRDDATGGHTTRVVSMSLRLARRLGWDEEQVKALRWGAYLHDLGKLAIPDVILHKASPLDVPERQVIQTHTTVGYEMLQDLHFLPAETLDLVRYHHERWDGTGYPARLRGQNIPETARLFSIVDVYDALSNARPYKPAWPRENALAEIRSQAGRQFDPQYVDAFLRMMAEQEDTVLLS; this comes from the coding sequence GTGTCCTTTCCCGGCGTGTGGTCTCTCTTGCTGTTGTTGCTGGGCACCGGAACCGTGGGCTACGCGGCCTACGCCGACTCCCCCGGACTGATGGCCGGGGCGGGCCTGCTGCTCACCATCGGGGCGTGGTCCCTGGGTATGGCGTGGCGCTGGGCGGCGCTGCTGGCCTACGTTGCGGCCTTTGTCGCCTCGATGGTGCTGCCCGGCACGCCCCCGACGCTGCAGGAACTGCTGGGCGCGCTGCTGGTGATTGGCGGCCTGGGCTACATCATCCTGCGCGAACAGGCCACCGAGCGGGAACTGGCCTGGCAGCGCAACACTGTGGTGGCGCTGCGCAACGGCAGCGAGCGGCTGGCCGAGGCCCGTGACGATCAGTCGATCATCCGCGCCGGAATCGGAATTCTGAGCACCCTGAAGGTCGCGCCCAACCTGGCCTTCGTGGCCTACCGGCAGGGCACGCCGTACATCCTGGCGGCCAAGGGCGCCTACGAGGCGTTTCTGGAACGGCCCATCCATCCCAGCCACAACGACAGCCGCAGCGTGCAGGCCGACCACTGGGTCGCCGAGGAAGCCCTGGACCTGCTCAAGAAGCCGCAGCGCCGCCACTACCACGTCGCGCCGGTTTACGGGCGGGCCTCCAATCACCTGGGCGTGCTGATCCTGACCCGCGACACCGACGTGGCTTTTGACGAGGAGGAGACCTCGGTGGTGGCCTCCTTTGCGCGGCTGCTGGGCGCACAGCTGGGGCAGATCAGCGCCATCCGTGAACTGCGCGACGCCAACGACCTGACCCTGCGCTCGCTGGGGGCGGCCCTGGAACGCCGCGACGACGCCACTGGCGGCCACACCACGCGGGTGGTCAGCATGAGCCTGCGTCTGGCCCGCCGCCTGGGCTGGGACGAGGAACAGGTAAAGGCGCTGCGCTGGGGCGCGTACCTGCACGATCTGGGCAAACTGGCCATCCCCGACGTGATCCTGCACAAGGCCAGCCCGCTGGATGTCCCCGAACGGCAGGTGATCCAGACCCACACCACCGTCGGTTACGAGATGTTGCAGGACCTGCACTTTCTGCCGGCCGAGACGCTGGATCTGGTGCGTTACCACCACGAGCGCTGGGACGGCACCGGTTATCCCGCCCGATTGCGCGGCCAGAACATCCCCGAGACGGCCCGGCTGTTCTCGATTGTCGACGTGTATGACGCGCTGTCCAATGCCCGCCCGTACAAGCCGGCCTGGCCCCGTGAGAACGCGCTGGCCGAGATCCGCTCGCAGGCCGGGCGTCAGTTCGACCCGCAGTACGTCGACGCCTTTCTGCGCATGATGGCCGAGCAGGAAGACACTGTGCTCCTGAGCTGA
- a CDS encoding amidohydrolase — MTEPLTLIQATVITQDDHRPQATAVLVGGGRVLAVGGPDDLQAMAPRAEQLDHRDLILTPGLCDAHTHLVMYGFSLSEINLHGARSVSEVQARVAQVAMNTPAGTWIRGGGFLLGELGLGDYPMAALLDEVSPHHPVQLHSRDHHMTWVNSAALRAAGVTDATPDPEGGQIVRPLGCLLEQASGLVSAVMPAPSEAEYLAAARRGADDLFSRGYVSTHTMAYESPESPRALQTLAGRGELPLRVWACLPHDRLEQARELGLGSGGGGLFQWGGVKFFADGALGSRTAWLHAPGFADGSGTGIPLDPPALIRERGLQAIALGLTPVTHAIGDRANTEVLNVYDDLRAAADARGIRLRIEHSQHLRPADIPRHRGMVCSVQPIHLQADAPMIRELMPHLADGSYAFKSLMEAGAILAFGSDAPVAAPDPRANFAAAITRVDDSGGRLAPDEAMTAEDVLWAHTRGPAIAAGWADEGVIRPGARAAFTLWDRLGGNARALVL; from the coding sequence ATGACTGAACCGCTGACCCTCATCCAGGCCACCGTGATCACCCAGGACGACCACCGCCCCCAGGCCACTGCCGTGCTGGTGGGGGGCGGGCGCGTGCTGGCGGTGGGTGGGCCGGACGACCTGCAGGCGATGGCGCCGCGTGCCGAACAGCTCGACCACCGTGACCTGATCCTGACGCCGGGGCTGTGCGACGCCCACACCCATCTGGTGATGTACGGCTTCTCCCTGTCCGAGATCAATCTGCACGGCGCGCGCAGCGTCTCGGAGGTGCAGGCCAGGGTCGCGCAGGTGGCGATGAACACCCCCGCCGGCACCTGGATTCGCGGCGGCGGCTTTCTGCTGGGCGAACTGGGCCTGGGCGACTACCCCATGGCGGCCCTGCTGGACGAGGTCAGCCCACACCACCCGGTGCAGCTGCACTCGCGCGACCACCACATGACATGGGTGAACAGCGCCGCCCTGCGCGCCGCTGGCGTGACCGACGCCACCCCGGACCCCGAGGGCGGTCAGATCGTGCGCCCGCTGGGCTGCCTGCTGGAACAGGCCAGCGGGCTGGTCTCCGCCGTGATGCCCGCGCCGAGCGAGGCCGAGTACCTGGCGGCGGCCCGGCGCGGGGCCGACGACCTGTTCTCGCGCGGGTACGTCAGCACGCACACGATGGCCTACGAGTCGCCCGAGTCGCCCCGCGCCCTGCAAACGCTGGCCGGGCGCGGCGAGTTGCCGCTGCGGGTCTGGGCCTGCCTGCCGCATGACCGGCTGGAACAGGCCCGCGAGCTGGGCCTCGGCTCCGGCGGGGGCGGGCTGTTCCAGTGGGGCGGCGTCAAGTTCTTTGCGGACGGCGCCCTGGGTAGCCGCACCGCGTGGCTGCACGCTCCTGGCTTTGCCGACGGCTCCGGCACCGGCATTCCCCTGGACCCGCCCGCCCTGATCCGCGAGCGCGGCCTGCAAGCCATTGCGCTGGGCCTGACCCCAGTCACGCACGCCATTGGGGACCGTGCCAATACGGAGGTGCTGAACGTCTATGACGACCTGCGGGCCGCCGCCGACGCCCGGGGCATTCGCCTGCGGATTGAACACTCCCAGCACCTGCGCCCCGCCGATATTCCCCGGCACCGGGGCATGGTGTGCAGCGTGCAGCCCATTCACCTCCAGGCCGACGCACCCATGATCCGCGAGCTGATGCCGCATCTGGCGGACGGCAGCTACGCCTTCAAGTCCTTGATGGAAGCGGGGGCCATCCTCGCTTTCGGCAGCGACGCCCCGGTGGCGGCCCCCGATCCCCGCGCCAACTTCGCTGCCGCGATCACCCGCGTGGACGACAGCGGCGGGCGGCTGGCCCCGGATGAGGCCATGACCGCCGAGGACGTGCTGTGGGCGCACACGCGCGGGCCTGCCATCGCGGCAGGCTGGGCCGACGAGGGCGTCATTCGCCCCGGCGCCCGCGCAGCCTTCACGCTGTGGGACCGGCTGGGCGGCAACGCGCGGGCGCTGGTCCTGTAG